The following proteins come from a genomic window of Aquimarina sp. MAR_2010_214:
- a CDS encoding SusD/RagB family nutrient-binding outer membrane lipoprotein — translation MKNSKILAILFCLFTIFSCKVDDLNVSDKQISEVPSTTLFTNGQRNLVDQMVTQSVFDNHLKFYAQYWAGTGFIGPETNFQDLKSFPQNYWNTLYRDVLSDLNEAARLIPEEEVFGLTEIDKQNRLAIIEILKAYTFHVLVDLFGDVPYSEALSLNENILNPVYDDDQNIYTNIINQLNTAINNLNTSGKSFGDSDLIYQGDVSKWAKFANSLKLRLALRIADVDSNQAGTLATEAVNSGVFTANADNASLAYETTTPNTNPIWETLVNSGREDYVVAEAIVDIMQPINDPRQSGYFDNNLIPYVGGILGNLNVFDNFTHIGTAFHQPDVEGLLLDYAEVEFLLAEAAERSLVGSPAGAENHYNNAITASITYWGGSSGDATTYLAQASVAYTTATGNYRQKIGTQQWIAFYNRGFEGWSSYRRLGFPTLNDSSEGNPIPRRIKYPIREYNTNGTNVANAASNIGGDELSTKIFWDVN, via the coding sequence TGTTTACGATCTTTTCCTGTAAGGTAGATGATCTCAATGTGAGCGATAAACAGATTTCTGAAGTTCCTTCGACAACATTATTTACTAATGGGCAACGAAATTTGGTAGACCAAATGGTTACACAAAGTGTTTTTGATAATCATCTGAAATTTTATGCGCAATATTGGGCGGGTACTGGTTTTATAGGTCCTGAAACTAATTTTCAAGATCTTAAGAGTTTTCCACAAAATTATTGGAATACACTTTATAGAGATGTTCTAAGTGACCTTAATGAAGCGGCTCGATTAATTCCAGAAGAAGAAGTATTCGGTCTTACCGAAATAGATAAGCAAAATAGATTAGCGATTATCGAAATTTTGAAAGCATATACTTTTCATGTTTTGGTAGATCTTTTTGGAGATGTTCCTTACTCTGAAGCTCTGTCTTTGAATGAAAATATTTTGAATCCAGTATATGATGATGATCAAAATATATATACTAATATCATAAATCAGCTAAATACTGCTATTAATAACCTTAATACTTCCGGAAAATCATTTGGTGATTCAGACTTGATTTATCAAGGAGATGTCTCTAAATGGGCAAAATTTGCAAATTCTTTAAAACTACGACTAGCACTAAGGATTGCAGATGTGGATTCTAATCAGGCAGGAACTTTGGCAACAGAGGCCGTTAATTCTGGAGTATTTACTGCTAATGCAGACAATGCATCATTAGCATATGAGACAACAACACCGAATACAAATCCAATATGGGAAACTCTTGTAAATAGTGGTAGAGAAGATTATGTTGTTGCAGAGGCTATAGTAGATATTATGCAGCCTATTAATGACCCAAGACAATCTGGTTATTTTGATAATAACTTAATTCCTTATGTAGGAGGAATACTAGGGAATCTTAATGTATTTGACAATTTTACCCACATTGGTACTGCTTTTCATCAACCAGATGTAGAAGGATTGTTATTAGACTATGCAGAAGTAGAGTTTTTATTGGCAGAAGCAGCAGAACGTTCTTTGGTTGGATCTCCAGCAGGTGCAGAAAATCATTATAATAATGCAATTACAGCATCTATTACGTATTGGGGAGGTTCATCTGGTGATGCTACAACCTATCTGGCACAAGCAAGTGTGGCATACACAACTGCAACAGGAAACTATAGACAAAAGATAGGAACTCAGCAGTGGATTGCTTTTTATAATAGAGGTTTTGAAGGATGGTCAAGTTATAGAAGACTAGGTTTCCCTACTTTAAACGATAGCTCAGAAGGTAACCCTATCCCAAGAAGAATAAAGTACCCTATTAGAGAATACAATACTAATGGTACAAATGTTGCAAACGCTGCTTCAAATATTGGAGGAGATGAATTAAGTACCAAAATATTCTGGGATGTGAATTAA